A genome region from Triticum aestivum cultivar Chinese Spring chromosome 2B, IWGSC CS RefSeq v2.1, whole genome shotgun sequence includes the following:
- the LOC123041552 gene encoding NAC transcription factor NAM-B2 has product MANLAEAGYVFQPTGRELVGHYLMPRAGLGGFFLPGVIEEGVDVLSLRPRALSFSENHRRDYGEVWGFFFAAKPAGETCPTPGCWVQYGQEKAYYGGEGGREAVAFRRRFAYRYSWRDGEVISPTRWRMKEYRLNRNAAAFRRAHPGPVPADVVFVVHKVYRKPLIPRPPPPPVDSSSSEDEGSESYIVYPRLDELMRRLTLGN; this is encoded by the coding sequence ATGGCTAATCTGGCAGAAGCTGGCTACGTGTTCCAACCCACCGGCCGTGAGCTCGTCGGCCACTACCTCATGCCCAGGGCGGGGCTCGGCGGCTTCTTCCTCCCCGGCGTCATCGAGGAGGGCGTGGACGTCTTGTCCTTGCGCCCACGCGCGCTCTCCTTCTCGGAAAACCACAGGAGGGATTACGGCGAGGTATGGGGCTTCTTCTTCGCGGCAAAGCCCGCCGGCGAGACGTGCCCGACGCCCGGGTGCTGGGTGCAGTACGGCCAGGAGAAGGCGTActacggcggcgagggcggccgggAGGCAGTGGCGTTCCGGCGCAGGTTCGCGTACCGCTACTCGTGGAGGGACGGGGAGGTAATATCGCCGACGCGCTGGCGGATGAAGGAGTACCGGCTCAACAGGAACGCGGCCGCCTTCCGCCGCGCGCACCCGGGCCCCGTGCCGGCGGACGTCGTCTTCGTGGTCCACAAGGTCTACAGGAAGCCGCTGAtccctcggccgccgccgccgcccgtcgacaGCAGCTCCAGCGAGGACGAGGGCTCCGAGAGCTACATCGTGTACCCGCGACTCGATGAGCTCATGCGGCGGTTAACGCTGGGGAACTAG